The Xanthomonas sp. CFBP 8443 genome has a window encoding:
- a CDS encoding MBL fold metallo-hydrolase: MHPNDAVFLKSETKIEPLVCGWYAWPYLIAPVQLAMNLKYRLLPLMQSFVTNPAAHLAASSDPKMYGGPFVSLALEDVPAVEQLMADTQKLCAPMLTFAEDLKNFSATLQAEANGFSLNGFYSRLPQSLRGLVECLYDTNDHPNIRLFEDLVYDEGMGGKQQIFMQLAGEQERHFFMSTPRLDGKDSFRFDMHFSDKRMDALAGMRTKARPFQEIVNLFEVATDAAPAFAEFFTTSPPVTSGESGYAGAGVRMRYFGHACVLFQTDQISILFDPMVAFETKDDGRFTYNDLPDFIDYVVLTHSHQDHFCAEMLIQLRHRIGKVVVPANNSGNVADPSMKLMLRSLGFDDVEVLDAFEHVEVPDGEILSLPFTGEHADLSIYSKHAIALTLKGRKLMFLIDSDGVDGMLYQRMMRRVGKIDALFLGMECHGAPLAWLYEPLLGKPITRKNNESRRLSGANCERAWNVLSEVLPPRVFIYAMGQEPWLQYMMGLKYEPDSIQLVESDMFLEKCKQADIPGERLFCSREMEF; the protein is encoded by the coding sequence ATGCATCCGAACGATGCCGTTTTCCTGAAATCCGAGACGAAGATCGAGCCGCTCGTCTGTGGCTGGTACGCATGGCCGTATCTGATCGCCCCGGTGCAACTGGCAATGAACCTCAAGTACCGGCTGCTGCCACTGATGCAGTCGTTCGTGACCAATCCTGCGGCACACCTGGCCGCGAGCAGCGACCCGAAGATGTATGGAGGCCCGTTCGTCAGCCTTGCGCTGGAGGATGTGCCTGCCGTCGAACAACTGATGGCCGACACCCAGAAGCTATGCGCCCCCATGTTGACCTTCGCCGAAGACCTGAAGAACTTCAGTGCCACGCTTCAGGCCGAGGCCAATGGATTTTCCCTGAATGGTTTCTATTCCAGGCTGCCGCAGTCGCTGCGCGGTCTGGTCGAGTGCTTGTACGACACCAACGACCATCCCAACATCAGGCTCTTCGAAGACCTCGTCTACGATGAAGGAATGGGCGGGAAGCAGCAGATTTTCATGCAGCTGGCCGGCGAGCAGGAGCGGCATTTTTTCATGAGCACGCCGCGCCTGGACGGCAAGGATTCCTTCCGCTTCGACATGCACTTCTCGGACAAGAGAATGGATGCGCTGGCGGGCATGCGCACGAAGGCGCGGCCCTTCCAGGAGATCGTCAATCTGTTCGAAGTGGCCACAGATGCCGCTCCGGCGTTCGCCGAGTTCTTCACCACGTCGCCTCCAGTCACGAGCGGTGAAAGCGGCTATGCCGGTGCCGGGGTACGCATGCGCTATTTCGGTCATGCCTGCGTGCTGTTCCAGACCGATCAGATATCGATCCTGTTCGATCCGATGGTGGCGTTCGAGACGAAGGACGATGGGCGGTTCACCTACAACGACCTTCCCGACTTCATCGACTATGTGGTCCTGACGCACTCCCACCAGGATCATTTCTGCGCGGAAATGCTGATCCAGCTCAGGCATCGTATCGGCAAGGTGGTGGTGCCTGCGAACAACAGCGGCAACGTCGCCGATCCATCGATGAAGTTGATGTTGCGGTCTCTGGGTTTCGACGACGTGGAGGTGCTGGACGCATTCGAGCACGTCGAGGTTCCCGACGGAGAGATTCTCAGCTTGCCTTTCACCGGCGAGCATGCGGACCTGAGCATCTACAGCAAGCATGCCATTGCACTGACGCTCAAAGGGCGAAAGCTCATGTTCCTGATCGACTCCGACGGCGTCGACGGCATGCTCTACCAGCGGATGATGCGCAGGGTAGGGAAGATAGACGCGCTGTTTCTCGGCATGGAATGCCATGGTGCACCGCTTGCCTGGCTGTACGAGCCATTGCTTGGAAAGCCCATCACGCGAAAGAACAATGAATCCAGACGCCTCTCCGGTGCCAATTGCGAGCGCGCATGGAACGTACTGAGTGAAGTGCTGCCGCCAAGGGTGTTCATCTATGCCATGGGTCAGGAGCCATGGCTGCAGTACATGATGGGCCTGAAGTACGAGCCGGACAGCATTCAGTTGGTCGAATCGGACATGTTTCTGGAAAAGTGCAAGCAAGCGGACATTCCAGGGGAACGTCTTTTTTGCAGCCGCGAGATGGAATTCTGA
- a CDS encoding TauD/TfdA family dioxygenase has translation MSNIGDMVLPGARRPVTPEFDRRNHPRKPRGECSMKVGPLFSTSDHHPVVVTPNGDSSLGALQAYMAENQLDIQQLLKQHGGILFRGFGLDGAQDFHNCSEILGAKPFGYVGGDSPRNRVVADVFTSTEYPASEVISMHNEMSYLPSWPTRLFFYSLTPAVSGGQTSLANSGDVLRSLQDEVVRKFRTKRIKYIRNFQPGIPFGKSWQATYQTDDPARVERIAAEQGSACTWSANGMLRVSTVCDAFTTHPHTGEEVWFNQAEQWHSSALNPAIRGMFEQMVGKGNLPHECEYGDGEAMEEDMLEDVRRILNHNKLLFDWQKNDLLMIDNVLMMHGRESFKGERKTLAYLSST, from the coding sequence TTGAGCAATATCGGCGATATGGTGCTGCCAGGGGCGCGCCGGCCCGTCACGCCAGAATTCGATCGTAGAAATCATCCGCGCAAGCCGAGGGGAGAATGCAGTATGAAAGTGGGTCCGCTTTTTTCGACGTCCGATCACCATCCGGTCGTCGTCACCCCGAATGGGGATTCCAGCCTGGGCGCGTTGCAGGCATATATGGCCGAAAACCAGTTGGACATTCAGCAATTGCTGAAGCAGCACGGCGGCATCCTGTTCCGCGGATTCGGCTTGGATGGCGCGCAGGACTTCCACAACTGCTCTGAAATCCTCGGCGCGAAGCCGTTCGGCTACGTAGGCGGCGACTCGCCGCGCAACCGCGTGGTCGCCGACGTGTTCACCTCGACGGAGTATCCGGCCAGCGAAGTGATCTCGATGCACAATGAGATGTCCTATCTGCCGAGTTGGCCGACGCGCCTGTTCTTCTACAGCCTGACTCCGGCCGTGTCCGGTGGACAGACGTCATTGGCCAACAGCGGCGACGTGTTGCGGAGCTTGCAGGACGAGGTCGTGCGGAAGTTCCGCACAAAGAGAATCAAGTACATCCGAAACTTCCAGCCCGGCATCCCGTTCGGAAAGAGTTGGCAGGCGACCTATCAGACCGATGATCCCGCCCGCGTGGAACGCATCGCTGCCGAACAGGGGTCGGCCTGCACCTGGTCGGCAAACGGCATGCTGCGCGTCTCCACGGTGTGCGATGCGTTCACTACGCATCCGCACACCGGCGAAGAAGTCTGGTTCAACCAGGCCGAGCAATGGCATTCCTCGGCATTGAATCCGGCCATTCGCGGCATGTTCGAACAGATGGTCGGGAAGGGAAACCTTCCGCACGAATGCGAGTACGGCGACGGCGAGGCGATGGAAGAGGACATGCTTGAGGACGTGCGCCGAATACTGAACCACAATAAATTGCTGTTCGATTGGCAGAAAAACGATCTGCTGATGATCGACAACGTACTGATGATGCATGGCCGCGAGTCGTTCAAGGGCGAGCGCAAGACGCTCGCCTATCTTTCTTCGACCTGA
- a CDS encoding alpha/beta fold hydrolase, translating into MNSIATMQSPPWLVRIAQQQPSMRLFCFAYAGGSAFSFMPWRSALNPAIEICAVQLPGRGARIAEPPIDSMAALLPAMAPAIAQLGALPFAFFGHSVGALIAFELARYLYLHGVVVPERLFMSGCHAPQFRSPSRQLHTLPDGAFIDELRHYNGTPAEVLESRELMALMLPTIRADFAIAENYRYRPGPLLQIPISVYAGLQEENKGHGQVEGWQKETSADLRTTWFEGGHFFINSERGAVLEQLDAELLELLGAIGGKRVAQPYPGNDAGGRKSLG; encoded by the coding sequence ATGAACAGCATCGCTACCATGCAGTCGCCGCCTTGGCTGGTGCGCATAGCTCAGCAGCAGCCCAGCATGCGGTTGTTCTGTTTCGCGTACGCGGGCGGCAGCGCCTTCAGCTTCATGCCGTGGCGTTCCGCACTGAATCCCGCGATCGAGATCTGTGCAGTGCAGTTACCGGGCCGCGGCGCGCGGATCGCGGAACCGCCGATCGATTCCATGGCGGCACTGCTGCCGGCCATGGCGCCGGCGATCGCGCAGCTGGGTGCGCTTCCGTTCGCCTTCTTTGGCCACAGTGTAGGCGCATTGATCGCATTCGAGCTCGCGCGCTATCTGTACCTGCACGGCGTCGTCGTTCCTGAGCGCCTATTCATGTCCGGCTGCCACGCACCGCAATTCCGTAGCCCATCGCGGCAGCTGCACACGTTGCCGGACGGCGCTTTCATCGACGAACTCCGGCATTACAACGGCACGCCGGCGGAAGTGCTGGAAAGCCGGGAACTGATGGCCTTGATGCTGCCGACCATTCGCGCCGATTTCGCCATCGCGGAGAACTATCGCTACCGTCCCGGTCCGTTGTTGCAGATCCCGATCAGCGTGTATGCCGGCCTTCAGGAAGAGAACAAAGGGCATGGGCAAGTCGAAGGATGGCAAAAGGAGACATCCGCCGATCTCCGGACGACCTGGTTCGAGGGCGGGCATTTCTTCATCAACAGCGAGCGCGGCGCCGTGCTCGAACAGCTCGATGCCGAGTTGCTTGAGCTGCTGGGCGCTATTGGGGGAAAGCGCGTCGCACAGCCATACCCGGGGAACGATGCTGGAGGCCGCAAGTCGTTGGGTTGA